Sequence from the Candidatus Paceibacterota bacterium genome:
CCTCCGGCTGCCTTCTGGCACTTCTTCGAGGTGCGGGAATGTCCGTGCTCCCTGCATGCACACGCGCTGATCGGCTACCTGCCCCTTGACAAAATTCAATGAATAACGCAGCCTATGCACGAGTCGTTCCCAGGTGCCGCTTGACGGTGCGCATCCAGACTCCCCAGCCCGGCGGTAAGGCCATGGCTGGAGTGGCGGAGTGCGGATGGGGCTGAGCCGCGGCTTGACGCTGCGGGCGGGTCGAGTGCGAGAACAGGGGACCCGAGGGCGAATCAAGGCCCAATGATGCTCCAATCATGCTCTAATCATGCTCTAATCATGCTCTAATCATGCTACCAACACCGTCCCAAACCGGGCCACGCACGGTCCAGACACCACCAAGGCGAACACCGCGGAAGGACTGCGGCGCCGCCGACAGCGGTTTGCCGTCGAAGCTGCGGACCGAGTCCGAGGCGTCTAGAATGTCGCTCACCGGGTCCTTCGCCTCGGCGAGGCGGGCGACACACCAAAGGACCTTGAGCCTGCGCCACTAGCGCCGGACAGGCTCGGGCTTCATCCTCACATGTTATCCTCACACTCATGACGATGCGCTTCCCACTCTCATCGCGGATACTGCTTGTGCCGATGTTCGGCGCGCTGGTTTGTGTTACCGCAGCGGAATTCGATCGTGCAGACTGGATCGCGCCGCCGCCGGGCACCGCCACCAACTTCGCCTCCTTGCTGTTCCGCAAGGAGTTTGTCCTCGACCGCCCGCCGCGGCGCGCTTCCTTGCGCATCGTCGGCCTCGGGGACTTCGATGCCCGCGTGAATGGCCGGCGGCTCGCCGACACCGGCATGAACCAGCCCTGGTCTCAATACGAGAAGACCCTCTATTATCGCGAATTCGACCTCTCCGAACTGCTGGCCAAGGGCACCAACTGCCTGGGCGTCATGCTCGGCAATTCCTTTTGGCACAACCCCGACCCGCCCCAGGGCCGCTATAACAAACACGGCCCTCAGCGCAAAGCCGAAGAGCCCTTCCTCCTCCGCGCCGAGATTCGCATCGAATCCTCCCGCGGCGCGCCCACGGTCATCGGCACAGACCAGACCTGGCGCGCTGCCAACGGGCCGCTCACGTTCTCCCACATCTTCGCCGGCGAGGACTTCGACGCGCGCGCACAGCAGCCGGGCTGGGACCGCCCCGGCTTTGACGACGGCGCCTGGCAGCCCGTTCGCCGGGTCGGCGCTCCCTCGGGCAGCTTGGAGCCACTGATCGGGCCGGGCATCAAGGCGTTCGCGCCCGACAGGCCCGTCGCCATAAAACAACCCGCTCCCGGCGTTGTCCTTTACAGCTTCCCCCGCAATACCGCCGCGCAGTTGCGCGTGGAGCTCTCCGGGGGCAAGGCGGGCGACCGCGTCCAGTTCCGCTGCGGCGAGCACAAGAATGCCCAGGACCGACTCTTCGGCAGCTACATCGTGGGATGCGAGATTGTCACCGACGGCCACCCGCTGGCGCACCAGTGGACGTTCTTCTACCTCGGCATGCAGTTCGTCGAAGTCACCGGCGCCGTGCCGCCGGGCGAACCTAACCCCCAAGGCCTCCCGGTCATCCGACGCCTCGAACTGGTGCCCGTGCGCGCCGGTTTGACCGACACTGGCAGCTTCCACTGCTCCAGCGATCTCTACAATCGCACCCATGACCTCATAGACTCCGCCATGCGCGCCAACATGAGCTGGGTCATGACCGACTGCCCCCACCGCGAGAAGCTCGGCTGGCTCGAATGCGCCTACCTGCTCCAGCCCAGCTTTCTCTACCGCTCGTGGGGCCGGGAATGGTTCGCCAAGATCGCTCGCGACGTTCGCGACGCGCAGGAGCCGAGCGGCCGGGTGCTGACCGTCGCCCCGAGCTATCCCGCCGGGCGATTTCCCGGCGCCTTCAACTGGACCGTCGAATGGGGCGCGGCGGCGGTGCTGGTGCCCTGGCAACACTACCAGTGGTTCGGAGGCCGGGAGATTCTCTCGGAGAATTGCGATCTTATGCGCCGTTTCACCGACTACATCGGGCGTGAGGCCAAAGACGGCATCGCCCCCGGCGGCCTCGGCGACTGGTACGACTATGGCCATGGCCAGCCCCCCGGCCCCTCGCGCTTCACCCCCACCGAACTCTCCGCCACCGCCACCTGGGGCCTCTGCGCCGACGCCGTGGCCCGCGCCGCCGAAGTCCTCGGGCGCGCCGATGACGCCAAGGCCTACCGCGAACTGCACGGCCGCATCGCCGCCGAATTCCAGCGCCGCTATCAGGACCCGGCCACGCGCAAGCTGCGCCACAACGGCAGCCCCCAATGCGCCAACGCCATGGCCCTCTGCGCCGGAATCGTCCCGCCCGCGGACCGCGCCCTGCTGGTCGAGGACATCATCGCCGACCTGGAAAAGCGTGGCTGGCAGCAGACGCCCGGCGACGTGGGGCATGTCTATTTCATCCGCGCGCTGGCCGAGGCCGGGCGTTCGGACGTTCTGCATCGCGTCTATTCCCGCACCGGCACCGGCAGTTACGGCGGCATTCTCGCCAAGGACCTCACCTCCCTCCCGGAAACCTGGGACGCCATGATGGACGGCTACCAATCCCTGAACCACTGCATGTTGGGCCATGTCATGGAGTGGTTCTACGGCTACGTCGGCGGCATTCGGCAGGCGACCAACAGCGTCGGCTGGCGCGAAATCCTCATCGCCCCTTGCCCGGGCTCCCTCACCAGCGCCCAGGTCAGCGTCGTCACCCCCGCCGGCCGCGTCGCCAGCCATTGGCGCAAAGACGGCACGACCTTTCGCCTCGAAACCGTGATCCCCCAAGACGTGAAAGCCACCGCCATCCTGCCTTCCGGTGCCCGCAAGAAACTGCGCGGCGGCAAGCAAACCCTTCAGGAGCGATGGCTCCCGAGCCCTGCCCCCTCGCCACTGGGCGAACCGTAAGATCCGTTGTTCCCGACCGAATCCCGCCTGGGCTCTGCGGGCCTAACCGGAGAATTCCATGTCCCGCACACAATGCCGGCAGCCCGGCGCGCGCCGCGTCAAAGCTAGAGCGTTTCCAGATGTGGTGTAGCCGCCGACGTCAGTCGGCCCACGCTGTGGAGGGAGGAGATGGTATGGCGCGGACTAACGTTCGCGGCTACAGAGTTGGTTAAAGCGCTCTAATGCGCCTTGACAACCTGCCACTGGCCGCGGACCAGCTTTTTGACCATCGGCGTGGCGGGAGGCAGGCGGGTGTAATCCAGAAAGTTCGCGTCGAAGGCCCATTTGCGGCTGGGGGCATTGTAGTAGGTGCCGGTTTGGACCCAGTAGTTGGTGGCGAACTGGCTGGGGTACATGACCACCATCGAACCGTTGTAGGTGAAGCTGATCGAACTGCTCCAGTCCTCGAGGAAGCGGGGGAAGTTCTCGACGCCGCCGCTGTAGTGGCGGACCCCGGTCGTGTTGGTAGGTTGGACAATGCCAGCCAGGAAGGCGGCATTGACGGTGGTGTTCACGGGGTCGCGGTCCTTGAGCGCCTTGGTGCTGTTGGCGTCCGACCAGGCGCCCGACAGCACCGTGATGGCATCGCCGACGAGCGAGGCCGGCTTGGTATTGGCCGTATTGGTGGAGCCGACGGTGGTCGTGGGCGCGTTGAAGTGCCCCTGGACATAGAGGGGATGCCGCGTGGCCAGGGTCAAGCCGTCGGACGGCAGGTGCCGGCCGTTGGAGACCCGCACCGCCGTTAGCTTCGTTGAATTGGCGCGTCTGTCGTCCACGTAAATCGAGTTCAGTTGCTTGTGAATCCCCAGCATCTTGCGGTTGTTGATCGCATAGCCGCCGTTGCTGCCCGAGATCTGCATCCAATTGGTCAAGGCGCCCACGTTGATATCCGTCACCTGCGTCCATTTCTTTTCACGCCCGTCGTAAAAGGAATTGGTGGTTTGGATGAAGGAGTATCCGCTGTTTCCGTTGGTGGCGACCTGGTCGGGGGGCACCTGGGTGAAGTTGTCCCACGCCCCCGTTTGCACAGTGACGTTGGTCGCGGTGGTGGTAATGATGAGGTCGCACTGGTTATAATAGCGCGCCTGCCCCATCGGGGAATTGCGATCCTCTCCGAAAGGCGGGAGTTCGGTGATTTCCTGGACGACCGACGGGCTGTTGTTGGTGGAGATCGGCAGCGTCAGGGAGCTGGCATAGGGGACGGGTGGGACGTGATAGATAGGCGGGGTAGCGCCGCCGCCCGTAGGATCGTACGGGGCGCGGTGGCCATAAATTTGGCCGGCCGCATCCACGCTCTGGGAGAACTCCAGGCTGGAGGGCGGCCCGCTGTAGAGGTTGCCGTTGCTGTGGACCTTCCCCGTCACCTTCATCGGGGCGCCCGGATTGATCTCCAGATCCAGGGTGTAGAAGATGGCGAACTGGAAGATGGGAATGCAGGCAAGCTGGAAGTTCTGCTCGACGGCTGCCGCCATGTCATACCGGGTTCCGAGCGGCCTGGCGTTTCCGCGCACCCCGCAACTGTAGGCCAGGCCATACAAGCCGGTGAATTGGGAGTCGAGGTTGGTCATCACCATGTTGGCCGAGCTGGTAACCCAGGTGGCGTTCAATGTGCCCGCGCCATCGCTAAACTCATAAGCGGCGGCCCAGTCGTTGGTCGGAACGAAGCTGCTATAGTAATCGAGCTTGCCGGGGCCGAAGCTTCCATTGAAGAAATCGCGGCTCATGTAGGCGAGGACGACCTCGGTGGCTGCCTCCGCCGCGGCGGTGGCGCCGTTGTAAGTGTTGTTGCGATCGTTCAGCACCGTGCCGGTCGAGGTCCAGTTGGCCGCGCTGGAATAGATGAGGATGCTGGCGCCCGCCAGGACCAGGACCATTATCAGGGCGTAGCCCTTTTGCGAACCGCGCTTGCGAGCCACCTTGGTGTTCATTGCATTCTGCCTTTGGTTGAGGGGTTACTCGATCCGCCGGCGGGTGACCCGGGTTTGGAGGTGATAGTAGTCAAAGAAAGCGCCGTTGCCCGCTCGCGCCACGGGAAACTCCCACTGGTAAAAGTCCAGGATCATCTTGATAACGCGGTTGTTCTGGTCGTTGGTCAGGATACTGCCGGCGAAGTCTTCCGCGACGAACGCGATCTGGTTGGTGAGGTAAGGAGCCAGGACCTGGACCTGGCCGCCGGCGCTGGTCGTCCGTTTCAAACTCTGGGTGGCGGTGTCCAGGAAGTAACGGATGAAGACATTGGTGTCGGTGGTGGGATGAATCTGCAGCGCGTTGCCCTGGTGGAGCTGCTTGGGGGCGATATGGGTGAAGCCGTTGCTGTCGCCGTTGCCAACATAGAGGAGCTTGCCGGAACGGATCTCATCCCGGACCAGGTTCAGCACTTTGCGGGAATGGTCGCTCGCGCTCAGCCGGGTGGAGGTGATGTTGAACATCTTCATGCCGAAGACTTGCGAATACACCACGCCGATGGTGACCAGCGAGAAGAGCGCCATCGCGGTCATGATTTCCGCGAGGGTGAAGGCCGAGCGAGGCGTTGTCCGCAGCGGGGAGGGGGCGGGGGCGGGAACTGGCGGCTTCATTGGTCGGCGGTGCGGAGGGTAACGACAGTGTTGGTGAACGGGCCGCGGCTTCTCACCCCGTTGCGGAGGCTCCAGACGCAGTCGGCGCGGAGTTCCCTCAGGGGTGGGTCCTGGACGACGGTGGTCACGCGAATATAATTGGTCGCCTGCACCGGCTGGCCCGATACAGGCACATCGAGAATCTCCACCTGCGTATAATTTGTGACTCCCAGTTCGTCCACGCTGGGCCAGGATTTGGGGTCCCACTTGGCCCCGCGGGCCTGCTCGACGCCCTGCATGGCCAGGGATTGGGCAGCGAGGGAGTAGGCGCTCCATTCAGCGCGGTCGGCAGTGAGCACGTAACCAAGGATCACTCCGCCGAAGGCTAAGGTGGCGATCGCAATGGCGACAACGACCTCCGCAAGTGTAAAGCCCTGAGCCAGGGGCTGGTGCTCCTTGGCCCGGCAACTGAGTACTCTCATACAACCACAACTCGAACCGCGCGAGCCAACCCAAGCATGAGACATGCCATGCGGCACCACCCTCTTGAGCTGCAATCGCAGGCGCGTGGTTCGAGCCGGCTATTGCGTCCAAGTCCTGGTTGGTGGAGGGGGATTACTGTCCATGAATCCGCCAGTCGTTTCCCAAGGCGTCGGCCCGCTGAGTCTTAGGCAAATCGAATCAGGCGGTGCAAATAAGCCAGAACAGGCCTGAATTCTAGACACCAAACGGGGCTTCCAACTGCGTTCTCAGGCGGGCGGTTTGGTCTCGCGCAGGCGCCACAAGGCGAAGAAGAATACCTCAATCAGAAGCGTGATTATCAATACATGCAGATCCATAAGGCTCACTCCCCGTCTCGCTGTTCTGGATCGTTCAGGATCACGCTGCAATCTTGCGTCGGCGCGGCCTGGCTTGCCATTCAGTTGAGTACGGACGGAGCGTCGGGCCATGGCCAGGGGGCGAATACGTAGAACCCGCTGGTCGAGCTATAGCCCGGATGTGTCGCCGGGCATTCCTCCTGGAGGTTGGATTCTTCCTGGTCTAATGCCTCATGCCAGTCACGGGCTTTGTCGTCGGGGAGAGCTTCCGAGCGCCAAATGCGACCGTGACAGTGCCGTTCGTCCAAACTTCGATAAGCCCTGAGCCTTGGCGCGGCTTGCAGGGGAAGGGCTTTTAGGCTACAAGCCACGAATGGCGAAGCACGGAATATACCTCCTCCCGGCTCTTACGTGGATGCTGATGATGGTTCCGCCGAGCCACGCTGCGCCCTCAACTCCTGCAATCACCGTCGCCGCCTACTACTATCCCTGCACGCACCCGGACCCGCGGTGGGACAAGGCGAAGTATCCCGGGTTCACCGAGTGGGACCTCATCCGCAAAGCCAAGCCCCGGTTCCCCGGCCATAAGCAGCCCCGGGTCCCGATGTGGGGTTACACGGACGAGTCCGACCCGAAGGTCATGGCCCACAAGATCGCTGCCGCGGCCGACTACGGCGTGAACGCCTTCGTCTTCGACTGGTATTACTACGACGACGGCCCGTACCTCGAAGGCGCCCTGGACCGCGGCTTTCTCCAGGCCACCAACAACGCCCGGCTCAAGTTCGGCCTCATGTGGGCCAACCACGACTGGTTCGACATCCAGGGCTACAATCCCGCCGAACCTTGCAAGCTGCTTTACCCCGGCAAGGTCACCCCGGCCACCTGGGACAAGATCACCGACCTCGTCATCGCGCGCTACTTCAAGCACCCGAGCTACTGGAAGTTTGACGGCAAACCCTACTTCTCGATCTACGAGATGAGCCTGTTCCTGGAGAGCTTCGGGTCGGTGGAGGCGTCACGGGCCGCGCTGGGTCGCTTTCGCCAGAAAGCCCGCGCGGCGGGACTGCCTGGCTTGCACATCAATGCCGTCCTCTGGGGCCGGCCGAACCTCCCTGGCGGCAAGACACCTGCCGACTGGCCCAGGCTCTGCACTGATCTCGCCCTCGACAGCCTGACCGGCTACACTTGGGTCCATCACGGCGCGCTCAACTACAGCACCTTCCCCATCTCCGATTACGTCCAGGGCCGTGACGTCTATCTCACGTTCTACGCCAGCGCGGTCACCAACTACCCGGTGCCCTACTTCCCGAACACGACCATCAACTGGGACAACTCGCCCCGCGCCCACCCCGACGCGAAGTGGGATAAGCCCGCCGCCCACGTCGTCAATCCGGTTATGGTCGGCAACACGCCCGCCGCCTTCCGCGAAGCCAGCCGGATCATCAGGCAGCGCCTGCTGGCTGCCCCGACCAACCCCAAGGTCATCACTGTCAACGCGTGGAACGAATGGCCCGAGGGCAGCACCCTTGAACCCGAACAGGAACACGGCTACGGCTACCTCGAAGCCATCAAGGCCGTATTCGGAATCCGGCAATGACACCTCAAGACCAATGTGGCATCATGCCGGCCCTGGCCAGAATTGTGCGCCAGGCCCGGCGGGAGACTAAACCATGAAGACCAAACTCATTTATCTGCCCGTGCCTCTGGTGGCGCTGGCGCTGTCGGCACTGGCGGTGGATTACAGTGGCACGTACCAGGGCGATCAGTTGACGATGACGCTCAAGGCTTCCGGTGGGCGCTACGCTGGGACCATCCAAATGGGCCAGCGAAAACTCCCTTGCACCGGGCGCGAGGTGGACAACCGTCTGCAAGGCACCTTCGAGAGCGAGGGAAACCAGTTCCCGTTCACCGCTGCGCTCCAAGGTGATAATACCCTCACGCTCGAAAGCGGCGGGACGGCTTACACGCTGAAGAAACAAACCGCCGCGGTGAACCCGCTGGCGCAGCCGATGGCGGCTAATCCCTTGGGCAAGCCGGCCGTTGTCCCGGCGGCGCGCGCTGCGACCAATAGCGCGGGCATCCTCCGTTTCCGAAAAGTCAGCATTAACGACCAGCCCAACATGATCGGCGGCGAGGCGCTCAGCTTTCTCGCACCGGTGGACTGGCAGGTGGAGGGCGGCATTGTGTGGCGGACGCATCCAACGATGCCCGCCTCGGTCGCCATGCGGGTCCGCAATCCCAAGGGGCTGGAACAACTTGAGAACTTCCCGACCCTGGGATTCAGTTGGGGCGGCTATCTGCCGGTCAGCGGCTTTCCGCAAGGCTCAATGTACATGGGCAACGAGGTGCAGCCGCCCGTCCGTGATGCCATCGCCTACGTGAAGGAGCGGCTCCTGCCGCTCGCGCGCGGTAACGTGCAGGCCAGGATTGTGAAGACTGAGGAGTTGCCCAAGCTGGCGGAAGCGGCGCGCCAGGCCGAGGCGGTGCCGCCCTTCGGCGGACCGCAGATGATCTTTACCGCCGGCCGTGTGCGCATCGAATACCAGGTCGCGGGCAAAGCGGTGGAGGAAGACCTCTACGGCGTGCTGAATACGATGGTATTGCCCACGGGCAACATGACCATCCAGGTCGCCGACAGACTCTGCGGCATGCGCGCGCCCAAAGGAAAACTGGACCAGGCTGCTAAGGTGTTCGAGACGATGATCCACTCCACGCGCATCAATCTCCAGTGGTTCAGCCAATACTCACAGTTGGTGCAGGCCCTCACCCAGGCGCAGATGAACCAAATCCGCGCCGCGGGTGAATTGAGTCGCTATATCAGCCGCACCAGCAACGAGATCAGCGACATGATGCGGCAGAGCTATGAGCAGCGGCAGGCCTCCCAGGACCGCATCAACCAGAACTGGAGCCAATACATGCGGGGCGTGGACGAGTACCGCGACCCGGTCGCCGGCCGGCCCGTCGAGCTGCCCAGCGGCTACCAGAACGCCTGGGTCAACGGCAGTGGCGAGTACATCGTTACCGACAGCGCAAACTTTAACCCCAACGTCGAACTGGACGGCAACTGGCAGAAGCTGGAGCGGAAGGAGTAGTGCCCCATTTCGGTCTTACAAAGCTCCAGACAATCGTCGCTACACAGCTAAGTTTAATATTATGCGCTTGAATCTCAGTTCACCACCAAGCCGCCAAACTCCCTCCCACTCCCGTTCCGAAAAAGACCGAGCCAGGGCGAGGGGGCGCTTTTCACTTGGAAGTTCATGGGCGCAATGCAGGTCGAGGGTTTGGAGGAGTATCTTCTTGCTTGCCCTGTCCGCCCTCACCTGCGCCGCCGCTGACACGAAAACCCTTTGGCAAATCGGCACTGCGGACCGTCACAACGCCGAGTTCAGCCTGGCCCCCAACGGCTATGAACGCTTCGCCGAGGATGGCTTCTTCATCGTGGGGCAATCCGACTCAAAAATTGACTGGCCCTACGTCCATCCCGGCCCGGCCGACCACTGGGCGGGCAACCGGTCCCATACCTACTCGATCCTGTTCTACCTGGAGCGGGCCGTTTCGCAGGGCACCTGTCGACTGGCGCTGGGCATGATTGACACACATTACGCGGCTGCGCCCGCGCTGCGCCTCGCAGTCAACGGCCAGTCGTTTGAGCGCGCGCTGCCTCGCGGCGCCAGTGACGCTTCGATCTTCGGTAACCCGGCCGCCGGGAAACCCTGCCAGCTCGCGCTCGAATTCCCCGCGGCGTTGCTCCGGGCAGGTAACAATCAAATCAACATCACCAGCACCGACGGAAGCTGGTTCCTCTACGATTCACTCGCACTTGATACCCCCGCTGCGGCGCAACTCGGCGCCGTCAAGGAGTTGACCGCCTTGATTTCCGCCCGGCCCCTGCCGGGCACCATCGAGCGCGACGGCCAGTCGTTTCAACGTATCGCCGCCGCAATTGCGCACGCCGGCGGACCGAAGGAAGTCGCGGTCCGGGTTGGCGAATTCGAGGCGCAGCGTCTGCGATTGAAAGACGGCCGTCAGGCTGTCGAATTGCTGGTGCCCGCTGTCAGCCGGCCGGTCCACACTACCTGTTCCGTGTTGGACGGACGCCGCCTCTTGTCCAGCCAGGCGGTGACACTCGTGCCGGGCGTGAAGGAAATTGTGGTGGTCTTCAAAACCCACTTCGACATCGGCTACACCGACATGGCCAGCAACATCGTACAGCGCTATCGGACCACTATGATTGACCAGGCGCTTGACGTGGTGGATCAGAACCGCGACCTGCCGCCCGAAAAGCAGTTTGCGTGGACGCTGGCCGGCTGGCCCCTGCACAAGATTCTGCAGGATTGGCCCGGGCAGTCCCCCGCGCGCAAGCAGCGCGTCGAACGGGCCCTGCGTGATGGACGGTTTGTGGTGCACGGCCTGCCCTTTACCACGCACACCGAGTTGCTGGAGGCCGAGGACCTTGTCCGCAGCCTTGGCTACTCCTCCCGCCTCGCCCGCCGCCTTGGCCTCGACCTCTCCCATGACGGCAAGATGACCGACGTGCCCGAACACACCTGGATGATGGCCACGATGCTGAAGCACGCCGGGATAGACTTTTTGATGATCGGCTGCAACGGCGCCAGCGCGCCCTTGAAAGTGCCCTGGCTTTACTGGTGGCAGGGCCCGGACGGCTCGCGCTTGCTCACCTTCTACTCGCCTGACTACGGCACACAGCTCGCCCCGCCGGAGGACTGGCCCTATCGGACGTGGCTGGCCTGCCTCCACACCGGCGACAACCACGGCCCGCCGCGCCCCGACGAAGTCAAGAGCGTGCTCGACCAGGCCGCCAAACATTTCCCCGGCGTGAAGATCCGCATCGGCCGGCTCTCCGACTTCGGCGACGCCATCCTCGCTGAGAAGCCCGACTTGCCCGTGGTGCGCGGCGACGCGCCGGACACGTGGATTCATGGACCCATGTCCGACCCCGCCGGCGCGAAGCTGGCCCGCAACACGCGCCCGCTCATCATCGCCACCGAAGCGCTCAACACCCAACTGCGCGGCTGGGGCCTTGAAGTGCCTAACAACGCGCCGGTCATCGTCGAAGCCTGTGAGCAAAGCCTGCTCTACGGCGAGCACACCTGGGGCGGGGCCATCTATTGGATCGGCAACAAACTCACCTACGGCGAGGAATTCAAAAAGGAGCGCGCCGCCGGCCGGTTCAATCGCCTTGAAGCCTCATGGGACGAACACACCGCCTACATCCGCAAGGCCCACGAAATCATTCCCCCGGCCCTCGCAAACGACCTGCATGCCCTCGCCCGGGCCGTGAACCTTGCAGGCCCCCGCGTTGTCGTTTACAATCCCCTCCCTTGGAGGCGCAGCGCTGTAGTTGACCTCGACACCTCCGGCTTCACCCCGGCC
This genomic interval carries:
- a CDS encoding alpha-L-rhamnosidase N-terminal domain-containing protein; the protein is MRFPLSSRILLVPMFGALVCVTAAEFDRADWIAPPPGTATNFASLLFRKEFVLDRPPRRASLRIVGLGDFDARVNGRRLADTGMNQPWSQYEKTLYYREFDLSELLAKGTNCLGVMLGNSFWHNPDPPQGRYNKHGPQRKAEEPFLLRAEIRIESSRGAPTVIGTDQTWRAANGPLTFSHIFAGEDFDARAQQPGWDRPGFDDGAWQPVRRVGAPSGSLEPLIGPGIKAFAPDRPVAIKQPAPGVVLYSFPRNTAAQLRVELSGGKAGDRVQFRCGEHKNAQDRLFGSYIVGCEIVTDGHPLAHQWTFFYLGMQFVEVTGAVPPGEPNPQGLPVIRRLELVPVRAGLTDTGSFHCSSDLYNRTHDLIDSAMRANMSWVMTDCPHREKLGWLECAYLLQPSFLYRSWGREWFAKIARDVRDAQEPSGRVLTVAPSYPAGRFPGAFNWTVEWGAAAVLVPWQHYQWFGGREILSENCDLMRRFTDYIGREAKDGIAPGGLGDWYDYGHGQPPGPSRFTPTELSATATWGLCADAVARAAEVLGRADDAKAYRELHGRIAAEFQRRYQDPATRKLRHNGSPQCANAMALCAGIVPPADRALLVEDIIADLEKRGWQQTPGDVGHVYFIRALAEAGRSDVLHRVYSRTGTGSYGGILAKDLTSLPETWDAMMDGYQSLNHCMLGHVMEWFYGYVGGIRQATNSVGWREILIAPCPGSLTSAQVSVVTPAGRVASHWRKDGTTFRLETVIPQDVKATAILPSGARKKLRGGKQTLQERWLPSPAPSPLGEP
- a CDS encoding prepilin-type N-terminal cleavage/methylation domain-containing protein encodes the protein MRVLSCRAKEHQPLAQGFTLAEVVVAIAIATLAFGGVILGYVLTADRAEWSAYSLAAQSLAMQGVEQARGAKWDPKSWPSVDELGVTNYTQVEILDVPVSGQPVQATNYIRVTTVVQDPPLRELRADCVWSLRNGVRSRGPFTNTVVTLRTADQ
- a CDS encoding glycoside hydrolase family 99-like domain-containing protein, which translates into the protein MAKHGIYLLPALTWMLMMVPPSHAAPSTPAITVAAYYYPCTHPDPRWDKAKYPGFTEWDLIRKAKPRFPGHKQPRVPMWGYTDESDPKVMAHKIAAAADYGVNAFVFDWYYYDDGPYLEGALDRGFLQATNNARLKFGLMWANHDWFDIQGYNPAEPCKLLYPGKVTPATWDKITDLVIARYFKHPSYWKFDGKPYFSIYEMSLFLESFGSVEASRAALGRFRQKARAAGLPGLHINAVLWGRPNLPGGKTPADWPRLCTDLALDSLTGYTWVHHGALNYSTFPISDYVQGRDVYLTFYASAVTNYPVPYFPNTTINWDNSPRAHPDAKWDKPAAHVVNPVMVGNTPAAFREASRIIRQRLLAAPTNPKVITVNAWNEWPEGSTLEPEQEHGYGYLEAIKAVFGIRQ
- a CDS encoding polysaccharide lyase family protein, with the translated sequence MLALSALTCAAADTKTLWQIGTADRHNAEFSLAPNGYERFAEDGFFIVGQSDSKIDWPYVHPGPADHWAGNRSHTYSILFYLERAVSQGTCRLALGMIDTHYAAAPALRLAVNGQSFERALPRGASDASIFGNPAAGKPCQLALEFPAALLRAGNNQINITSTDGSWFLYDSLALDTPAAAQLGAVKELTALISARPLPGTIERDGQSFQRIAAAIAHAGGPKEVAVRVGEFEAQRLRLKDGRQAVELLVPAVSRPVHTTCSVLDGRRLLSSQAVTLVPGVKEIVVVFKTHFDIGYTDMASNIVQRYRTTMIDQALDVVDQNRDLPPEKQFAWTLAGWPLHKILQDWPGQSPARKQRVERALRDGRFVVHGLPFTTHTELLEAEDLVRSLGYSSRLARRLGLDLSHDGKMTDVPEHTWMMATMLKHAGIDFLMIGCNGASAPLKVPWLYWWQGPDGSRLLTFYSPDYGTQLAPPEDWPYRTWLACLHTGDNHGPPRPDEVKSVLDQAAKHFPGVKIRIGRLSDFGDAILAEKPDLPVVRGDAPDTWIHGPMSDPAGAKLARNTRPLIIATEALNTQLRGWGLEVPNNAPVIVEACEQSLLYGEHTWGGAIYWIGNKLTYGEEFKKERAAGRFNRLEASWDEHTAYIRKAHEIIPPALANDLHALARAVNLAGPRVVVYNPLPWRRSAVVDLDTSGFTPAALKPADSSEASPVDAAGGRLTFFARDIPPMGYRTYVAAVTSRRQPWSVNAPTGVGNYSLSVKTLQSPYFSAKLDPARGIITSLVDKRSGRELAGNSDGLGLGQYLHERFDRDRVSQWCSKYVRGYMHPDFFKPNQPPSDQFPYQAASPRDFKLRFEETAAAINAVMESTATATLPAVTLRLILYREQPCADLEITLHDKPFEPWPEAGWLCLPLNVNEPQFHLGRLASIIDPARDVITGANRHLFGLNTGATMTDERGRGVGLCPIDYPLVSLDTPGCWRYSLDFVPEKPVAYVNLFNNQWSTNFRLWNRGTWTSRVRLWAIGRYGAEPALITPSLEARYPLLAAVADGAGRALPPTRRGLELSRKGILLTAYGANPDGPGTVLRLWEHAGQSGTVTVRLPEGSAFKQAQPVDLRGRPTGKPLPVRNGAIKVPVNAFAPVSLVFGPTN